One window of the Chryseotalea sp. WA131a genome contains the following:
- a CDS encoding OsmC family protein, whose amino-acid sequence MVVANIGKETYKTELTIAGHEVIADEPEELGGTDQGPAPVEFLLISLASCTAITLRMYANRKNWPLENIRVEVDFEKVDNKTIFKRELQVVGDLTEEQRTRLLQIANACPVHKTLTNPIEVQTKLVVS is encoded by the coding sequence ATGGTAGTTGCCAACATTGGTAAGGAAACCTATAAAACAGAACTGACGATTGCTGGTCATGAAGTAATTGCCGATGAACCCGAGGAACTGGGCGGTACAGACCAAGGGCCAGCACCCGTGGAATTTTTATTGATCTCACTCGCCTCGTGCACGGCCATCACGCTGCGCATGTATGCCAATAGAAAAAACTGGCCTTTAGAGAATATTAGGGTGGAGGTGGATTTTGAAAAAGTTGACAATAAAACTATTTTTAAGCGCGAGCTTCAAGTGGTGGGTGACCTAACTGAAGAACAGCGGACGCGCTTACTACAAATTGCCAACGCTTGTCCGGTACATAAAACATTGACCAATCCGATTGAAGTACAAACAAAATTGGTTGTTAGTTGA
- a CDS encoding TSUP family transporter — translation MTDYWIYLLVCLGAAFAGFIDAVVGGGGLVQVPMLFILFPELSHVQVIATNRFASIAGTMVAAIQYIRHVGIDTTLVLFAGISAGLTSFGGTFVMALVKAEVFKPMLLIIIVVLAVYTFVKKDLGIQHAPRFTSHKLWLMSALIGAMLGFYNGFIGPGTGTLLVFAFVTVLQVGFLQGSASAKIVNAMADFASLIGFFISGSIVYKIALPMMVSNMAGGYVGSKAAILKGNKFVRYVFLFVLSLLIARLSWDIFR, via the coding sequence ATGACTGACTACTGGATTTACCTACTCGTTTGCCTCGGTGCTGCTTTCGCGGGATTTATTGATGCCGTAGTGGGTGGTGGTGGTTTGGTACAAGTGCCCATGCTGTTTATTCTCTTCCCCGAACTTTCGCATGTGCAGGTAATTGCCACCAATCGATTCGCTTCCATTGCCGGAACTATGGTGGCAGCCATTCAATACATTCGGCATGTGGGCATCGATACTACCTTGGTTTTGTTTGCGGGCATTAGTGCTGGGCTGACTTCTTTCGGAGGCACTTTTGTGATGGCTTTGGTAAAGGCTGAAGTGTTTAAGCCGATGCTGTTGATCATTATTGTGGTGTTGGCGGTTTACACTTTTGTTAAAAAAGATTTGGGCATTCAACATGCGCCTCGCTTTACCAGTCACAAACTTTGGTTGATGAGCGCGTTAATTGGCGCGATGCTCGGTTTTTACAATGGATTCATCGGCCCCGGAACGGGCACCTTGTTGGTATTTGCATTTGTAACGGTTTTACAAGTAGGCTTTCTACAAGGTTCGGCCAGCGCCAAAATCGTAAATGCGATGGCGGACTTCGCATCGCTGATTGGTTTTTTTATTTCCGGATCAATTGTTTATAAAATTGCGTTGCCCATGATGGTAAGCAACATGGCGGGTGGATATGTGGGAAGCAAAGCAGCAATTTTAAAAGGCAATAAATTTGTGCGGTATGTTTTCCTTTTTGTTTTGTCATTACTGATTGCACGCTTAAGTTGGGATATTTTCAGATAA
- a CDS encoding TonB-dependent receptor plug domain-containing protein, with product MWRWILLSGWFFSLSASAQTHILQGVVLDSVGLSLSQAHIQTSIKKSAVTDSAGSFLIQVPKGKFQITISYTGYKKFSQSLSIARDTIIYFFLQTKNEELNEIIVTADRTLQSDQFETTRMSTNTLSGKEISSIPVLGGEADLIKTIQLLPGVTKGADGTTDLFVRGGAADQNLVMLDGAPVYNTGHLFGFLSVFNSDMLDKVESINGAFPSEYGGRLSSILDVSSKSTMPNRTKLKGNIGLLASRLMIEQPIVKDKLAIWVAGRRTYVDQVIRLTGEELPYFFYDLNAKVIYKPNARDRMEFTIYEGNDVLDFSRAPRATLRNRNITNSFTLGNSTQTFLWKRNFYNFNTTLSLYRTVFQYNIQSTFTDNALFVNSSIVDVGGKWIIASDSLKKKISVKGGVEMVQHQVAPNRITTTGEISDILKSGATTPQTALETSGFFHVDGSLTPRLRFNAGARVSSAYVDNTFYVNPEPRVAFRYAIDSLTAIKASYSRMAQYLHRVSSAAVAFPTDIWYPVTSRVKPQTADQIALGVQRTFPKQNVYVSVEGYYKWMHDLIGYKEGASLLLNTNFENQLVQGKGLSYGLEVLIKKESGKLTGWISYTLAKSERQYDEVNNGDWFLARYDRRHNLAVVMNYQLSKRWSVSSVFEFISGSRFTPIIGQYVVPSPSLGGIDLIPVFAPINSVRLADTHRLDVGIKYRTRTDKKLQGEWFVGVYNVYNRAAPIGIVIRPNGDGSFRYEQPGLFGLLPFVSYGFKF from the coding sequence ATGTGGCGATGGATTTTATTGAGCGGTTGGTTTTTTTCGCTGAGCGCATCGGCTCAAACGCATATTTTGCAAGGGGTTGTATTGGATTCAGTTGGGCTTAGTCTTTCGCAAGCCCACATTCAAACCTCCATTAAAAAATCAGCCGTCACCGACTCAGCGGGCAGCTTTCTCATTCAAGTTCCGAAAGGAAAATTCCAAATCACTATTTCTTATACAGGCTATAAAAAATTTTCTCAGTCTCTTTCCATTGCCCGCGATACGATCATTTATTTTTTTCTTCAAACCAAAAATGAAGAACTAAATGAAATCATTGTGACAGCCGACCGCACATTGCAATCCGATCAATTTGAAACCACGCGCATGAGTACCAACACACTCAGTGGCAAAGAAATCAGTTCGATACCGGTGTTAGGTGGGGAAGCCGATTTGATCAAAACGATTCAACTATTGCCAGGTGTTACCAAAGGCGCGGATGGCACCACCGATTTATTTGTGCGTGGCGGTGCGGCCGATCAAAATTTAGTTATGTTAGATGGTGCTCCGGTTTACAACACCGGTCACTTGTTTGGTTTCCTTTCGGTCTTTAATTCAGATATGTTAGATAAAGTGGAGTCCATTAATGGAGCCTTCCCTTCTGAATACGGTGGCCGGCTTTCGTCCATTTTAGATGTGAGTTCAAAATCAACGATGCCCAATCGCACCAAGTTGAAAGGAAATATCGGTTTGTTGGCCAGTCGATTAATGATTGAGCAACCAATTGTAAAAGATAAATTGGCGATATGGGTAGCGGGCAGGCGAACGTATGTCGATCAGGTAATTCGATTGACAGGTGAAGAACTTCCCTATTTTTTTTACGACCTGAATGCGAAAGTAATTTATAAACCCAATGCCCGCGATCGCATGGAGTTTACGATTTACGAAGGCAACGATGTGTTGGATTTTTCACGCGCGCCCCGCGCCACATTGCGCAACCGCAACATCACCAATAGTTTTACACTCGGCAACAGTACACAAACTTTTTTGTGGAAGCGAAATTTTTACAATTTTAATACCACACTCTCCCTTTATCGAACCGTATTCCAGTACAACATTCAAAGTACGTTTACAGACAACGCACTATTTGTTAACTCTAGTATTGTAGACGTAGGTGGTAAATGGATCATCGCCTCTGATTCGCTAAAGAAAAAAATTTCAGTGAAGGGCGGTGTGGAAATGGTGCAGCATCAAGTAGCGCCCAATCGCATCACTACCACGGGCGAGATTTCGGATATTTTAAAATCAGGAGCGACTACACCCCAAACCGCACTTGAAACCAGCGGATTCTTTCATGTAGACGGGTCGCTCACTCCGCGATTGCGGTTCAATGCGGGCGCGCGCGTTTCATCTGCCTATGTTGACAATACGTTTTATGTTAATCCAGAACCTCGGGTGGCTTTTCGTTATGCGATCGATTCGCTCACTGCTATAAAAGCCAGTTACTCGCGCATGGCGCAGTATTTACACCGAGTGTCCAGTGCTGCCGTGGCATTCCCCACCGATATTTGGTATCCGGTTACATCGCGCGTAAAACCTCAGACGGCCGATCAGATTGCGCTGGGTGTTCAGCGGACTTTTCCAAAACAAAATGTATACGTCAGTGTAGAAGGCTATTATAAATGGATGCACGATTTAATTGGGTATAAAGAAGGAGCAAGTTTGCTGCTCAATACCAATTTTGAAAATCAGTTGGTCCAAGGTAAAGGACTTTCTTACGGGTTGGAAGTGTTGATAAAAAAGGAAAGCGGAAAATTGACGGGATGGATCAGCTACACGCTGGCAAAATCAGAACGACAATATGATGAAGTAAATAATGGCGATTGGTTTTTGGCCCGATACGATCGCAGGCACAATTTGGCGGTGGTAATGAACTATCAATTATCGAAGAGATGGTCGGTGAGCTCGGTGTTTGAATTTATTTCTGGTTCACGGTTCACACCCATCATTGGGCAATATGTTGTGCCTTCTCCTTCACTGGGCGGCATCGATTTGATTCCAGTCTTTGCACCTATCAATTCAGTGAGGTTGGCCGACACACACCGACTGGATGTTGGAATAAAATACCGTACACGCACCGACAAAAAATTGCAAGGCGAATGGTTTGTGGGTGTGTACAATGTGTACAACCGTGCTGCTCCTATCGGGATCGTCATTCGCCCCAATGGCGATGGTTCGTTTCGCTACGAGCAGCCCGGGCTTTTTGGATTGCTGCCTTTTGTGAGTTATGGATTTAAATTTTAA
- a CDS encoding pirin family protein, whose protein sequence is MNTVLHKANTRGHANHGWLDTNHTFSFAHYYDPTRTHFGKLRVLNDDFVDGGMGFGTHPHDNMEIISIPLAGDLEHKDSMGNVAVIRQNDVQIMSAGTGIYHSEYNKNKDAKVNFLQIWIFPKQRDIAPRYDQITFKPEDRVNKLQQIVSPSKTDDGVWINQDAWFHLGNLKKGFTTDYTIKQKGNGVYAFVIEGEVTINLPTGQAGSQKLNKRDGYGVWDTEKISIVADGDAEVLLMDVPMQQ, encoded by the coding sequence ATGAACACAGTATTGCACAAGGCCAACACCCGCGGCCACGCCAACCATGGCTGGCTCGACACGAATCACACGTTTAGTTTTGCACATTACTATGACCCTACTCGCACGCATTTCGGCAAGTTGCGCGTACTGAACGATGACTTTGTAGATGGTGGCATGGGCTTCGGCACGCACCCTCACGACAACATGGAAATTATTTCCATACCCTTGGCGGGAGATTTGGAACACAAAGACAGCATGGGCAATGTAGCCGTGATCAGACAAAACGATGTGCAGATTATGAGTGCCGGCACGGGCATTTACCACAGCGAGTACAACAAGAACAAAGACGCGAAAGTGAACTTCTTGCAGATTTGGATTTTCCCAAAACAACGAGATATTGCGCCACGCTACGACCAGATTACGTTCAAGCCGGAAGATCGTGTGAATAAATTGCAACAGATTGTTAGCCCTTCAAAAACGGATGACGGTGTATGGATCAACCAAGATGCGTGGTTTCACCTCGGCAATTTGAAGAAAGGATTTACCACCGATTACACCATCAAACAAAAAGGCAATGGTGTGTATGCATTCGTGATTGAAGGCGAAGTAACCATCAACCTGCCTACCGGTCAGGCAGGTAGCCAAAAGCTGAACAAGCGCGATGGCTATGGCGTGTGGGATACCGAAAAAATTTCAATCGTGGCGGATGGTGATGCAGAAGTGTTGTTGATGGACGTTCCAATGCAACAGTAG
- a CDS encoding response regulator receiver protein, translating to METILRLINSQPDWKAEGAITDTEAIEKFNPTFNLVLIGGGVEESSERKFKAAFEKFNPHIKMIRHYGGGSGLLFNEIEEAIAK from the coding sequence ATGGAAACTATTTTGCGGTTGATCAATAGTCAACCTGATTGGAAAGCAGAGGGTGCGATTACGGATACCGAAGCGATTGAAAAATTTAATCCTACCTTCAACTTAGTCTTGATTGGGGGCGGAGTAGAGGAGTCTTCTGAGAGAAAATTTAAAGCTGCTTTTGAGAAATTCAATCCACACATAAAAATGATTCGGCACTACGGTGGAGGAAGCGGCTTGTTGTTTAATGAAATTGAAGAAGCGATTGCAAAATAG
- a CDS encoding alpha/beta hydrolase yields the protein MKKLILFALTFCAMQTSLKSQTMELYSGDIPNSKPTSEKETVEIRNGITLIGKIATPTLTVYLPTKSNGTAVIICPGGGYWINASVHEGSDVAKKMNEWGVTAFVLKYRIPNDATMQNKEIGPLQDAQQAIKIVRERAKEFGVNPNQIGMMGFSAGGHLAATAATHYQKAVVTNAENTNLRPDFTILIYPVISFQNSFGHIGSRDQLIGKNPSQQKIDEYSNELQVNAKTPPAFLVHASDDDGVSPENSVMYYQQLIKNKVPAELHLYQKGGHGFGMNNPTTKDEWMDRLRNWIKANRWIN from the coding sequence ATGAAGAAGTTAATTCTATTTGCTCTGACATTCTGCGCGATGCAAACAAGTCTAAAAAGCCAAACTATGGAGCTTTACTCAGGAGATATTCCAAATAGCAAGCCAACCAGCGAAAAAGAAACCGTAGAGATTAGAAATGGTATTACACTGATTGGGAAAATCGCAACTCCAACACTTACCGTATATCTACCTACAAAATCAAATGGCACAGCTGTCATTATTTGCCCGGGTGGCGGCTATTGGATTAATGCCTCTGTACACGAGGGCTCGGATGTGGCAAAAAAAATGAATGAATGGGGCGTGACGGCTTTTGTGTTGAAGTACCGCATCCCCAACGATGCAACAATGCAGAACAAAGAAATTGGTCCCTTGCAAGATGCGCAGCAAGCGATTAAGATTGTGCGCGAACGAGCGAAAGAGTTTGGCGTGAATCCGAATCAAATTGGCATGATGGGTTTCTCTGCTGGTGGACACTTGGCTGCTACTGCCGCTACGCATTATCAGAAAGCAGTTGTGACCAATGCAGAAAACACCAATCTCCGTCCTGATTTCACCATCCTGATTTATCCGGTGATCAGTTTTCAAAACTCGTTTGGTCATATTGGCTCACGCGATCAACTAATCGGCAAAAATCCATCGCAACAAAAGATAGATGAATATTCAAACGAGCTACAGGTAAATGCAAAGACGCCACCTGCGTTTTTAGTACATGCCAGTGATGATGATGGAGTATCTCCCGAGAATAGTGTAATGTATTATCAGCAGCTTATCAAAAATAAAGTGCCAGCCGAATTGCACCTTTATCAAAAAGGTGGCCATGGTTTTGGGATGAACAATCCCACCACAAAAGACGAGTGGATGGATCGATTGAGAAATTGGATTAAAGCGAACCGCTGGATAAACTAA
- a CDS encoding helix-turn-helix transcriptional regulator, producing MTREELLRSPEYWFENAQNELYRQVVEYKEKKGINQTELAEELGVTKGYVSQILKGEFNYTLKKLIEISLAVGKIPQIEYKTVADVIAEDKQTQFITAITDVRPELKRIDFELINFSSMEVQPSMVA from the coding sequence ATGACAAGAGAAGAATTATTGAGATCACCTGAATACTGGTTTGAAAATGCCCAGAACGAACTGTATCGACAAGTTGTAGAGTATAAAGAGAAAAAAGGTATCAATCAAACCGAATTAGCTGAAGAACTAGGTGTCACCAAAGGCTATGTTTCTCAAATTCTTAAAGGTGAGTTTAATTACACTCTTAAAAAGCTTATTGAAATTTCTCTAGCAGTCGGCAAGATTCCGCAAATCGAATATAAAACTGTAGCAGACGTAATAGCAGAAGATAAACAAACACAATTTATAACTGCTATTACCGATGTTCGCCCTGAGCTAAAAAGAATCGATTTCGAATTGATAAACTTTAGTTCAATGGAAGTACAGCCATCCATGGTTGCCTAA
- a CDS encoding nitroreductase family protein: MQITMMETSTEFESPVLDIIKNRKSRRAYLNKPIEPEKIKSLFEAAKWAPSSMNDQPWMYIYATKDQPELWNKIFEALNDGNNPWAKEAPLLIVSLARKNFALNGKPNGSAKYDLGAANAFLTLQATALDLNLHQMGGYHRDILIANLNIPEEYETGVIMAVGYLGSPDGLPENLKERELAPRQRYVQREFVKNQAF; this comes from the coding sequence ATGCAAATTACCATGATGGAAACATCCACCGAATTTGAATCACCTGTTTTAGATATCATCAAAAACCGAAAAAGCAGAAGGGCTTATTTGAACAAACCGATTGAACCGGAAAAGATCAAATCTCTTTTTGAAGCCGCCAAGTGGGCCCCCTCAAGCATGAACGATCAACCGTGGATGTACATCTACGCCACCAAAGACCAACCGGAGCTTTGGAACAAAATCTTTGAGGCGCTCAATGATGGCAATAATCCATGGGCCAAAGAAGCGCCTTTGTTGATTGTAAGTTTGGCGAGAAAAAATTTTGCGCTCAACGGTAAGCCAAACGGTTCTGCAAAATATGATTTAGGTGCAGCCAATGCTTTTCTTACACTGCAGGCAACTGCTTTGGATTTGAATCTTCACCAAATGGGAGGCTATCATCGCGATATTTTGATTGCCAATTTGAATATCCCTGAAGAGTATGAAACAGGCGTAATCATGGCAGTAGGGTATCTCGGTAGTCCTGATGGTTTGCCGGAAAATTTAAAGGAGCGTGAGTTGGCTCCGCGCCAGCGATATGTCCAACGCGAGTTTGTGAAGAACCAAGCCTTTTAG
- a CDS encoding pirin family protein — protein MKNRSVSRLLYAHQVDMGGMPIRQPLPSQNVEQIDPFLLLHHANIKAPMHIDPDHAGVGPHPHRGFLPVTFIFQGGVHHRDSRGNDSVIYAGGAQWMNAGMGIIHSERPPQDIHEIGGRQEIIQLWINTPAKNKMDQPVYFPLSAEEAPKIQTGDLRVSGKVFAGEVLGVKGPIPSQAHVNAATFEIKKGGKISIPVPQNHNTLIYLLDGKLTVDGFGLVERLHIVHFKNDGEGISFEALEDTRILFLSGEPLNEPVVSHGPFVMNSQTEIMEAMRDYQKGKMGVLIEN, from the coding sequence ATGAAAAACAGATCAGTATCTAGATTACTTTACGCACATCAAGTCGATATGGGAGGCATGCCGATTCGGCAACCGTTGCCCTCACAAAATGTAGAACAGATAGATCCGTTTTTGTTGTTGCACCACGCCAACATAAAAGCACCTATGCATATCGATCCCGATCATGCAGGGGTTGGGCCACATCCACACCGAGGTTTTTTGCCTGTAACATTTATTTTTCAAGGTGGCGTGCATCATCGCGATAGCCGAGGAAACGACAGCGTAATTTACGCGGGTGGTGCACAGTGGATGAATGCAGGTATGGGCATTATCCACAGCGAGCGGCCGCCACAGGATATCCATGAAATCGGTGGGCGGCAGGAGATCATTCAGTTGTGGATCAACACACCCGCTAAAAATAAAATGGATCAACCCGTGTACTTTCCGCTGAGTGCAGAAGAGGCCCCTAAAATTCAAACGGGTGATTTGCGTGTAAGTGGAAAAGTGTTTGCTGGTGAAGTGCTTGGCGTGAAAGGACCGATTCCTTCACAAGCCCATGTGAATGCTGCTACTTTTGAAATCAAAAAGGGAGGAAAAATTTCCATTCCAGTTCCACAAAATCACAACACGTTGATTTATTTGTTAGATGGAAAACTAACAGTTGATGGTTTTGGATTGGTGGAACGATTGCACATTGTACATTTTAAAAACGATGGCGAAGGAATTTCTTTTGAAGCACTGGAAGACACACGCATTTTGTTTCTTTCAGGCGAGCCCTTGAACGAACCCGTGGTATCGCATGGACCTTTTGTTATGAACAGCCAAACAGAGATCATGGAGGCAATGCGCGATTATCAAAAGGGGAAGATGGGCGTGTTAATTGAAAATTGA
- a CDS encoding DUF2461 domain-containing protein gives MNSLIEKSTFDFLKSLKRNNNREWFQKNKERYLHAQTNMIQWVDALILELDKHDRLQTETGKESLYRIYNDVRFTNDKTPYSPRFAGSLKRHKPLLRGGYYFWIKPGESRIGCGFTYPNPEDLKRIREDIASYPTDWKKLLANKKLKKVFGVMQGEQVKTSPKGFPKDHPTIALLRYKQFWFERHFTDEEVLAPNFLKKVNESYRAIRPFFDYMSEVLSTSANGESIYQN, from the coding sequence ATGAACTCCCTCATTGAAAAGTCCACTTTTGATTTTCTAAAATCGCTCAAGCGAAACAACAATCGTGAATGGTTTCAAAAAAATAAGGAGCGCTACCTGCATGCACAAACCAATATGATACAATGGGTAGATGCATTGATTTTGGAATTGGATAAACACGACCGTCTGCAAACCGAAACTGGAAAAGAGAGCCTGTATCGAATTTATAATGATGTTCGCTTCACAAATGACAAGACTCCTTACAGTCCTCGGTTTGCGGGCAGTTTAAAGCGCCATAAGCCACTTTTGCGCGGAGGCTATTATTTTTGGATCAAGCCGGGTGAATCACGGATTGGATGTGGTTTTACATATCCTAATCCCGAAGACTTAAAGCGGATCAGAGAAGACATAGCAAGCTACCCTACTGATTGGAAAAAATTGCTGGCGAACAAGAAATTGAAAAAGGTTTTTGGCGTGATGCAAGGTGAACAAGTAAAGACTTCACCCAAAGGCTTCCCAAAAGATCATCCGACCATCGCATTGCTTCGCTACAAACAATTTTGGTTCGAGCGTCACTTCACAGACGAAGAAGTGCTAGCTCCAAACTTTCTTAAAAAAGTGAATGAATCGTACAGAGCCATTCGTCCATTTTTCGATTATATGAGCGAGGTGCTTTCTACCAGTGCGAATGGGGAGAGTATTTATCAAAATTAA
- a CDS encoding (4Fe-4S)-binding protein, translating to MKDITKKYTNGEVTIVWKPAMCIHSAICFNGLGDVFHPQELPWITPEKSTTDKIIEQVKKCPSGALSYYLNRDAGNEEVKVDAETIVETTPNGPLMVYGNVTIKDSKGNLTKKSNATAFCRCGASSNKPFCDGSHKKIGFEG from the coding sequence ATGAAAGATATCACCAAAAAATACACCAACGGAGAAGTGACCATCGTATGGAAGCCTGCGATGTGCATTCACTCAGCTATTTGTTTCAATGGATTAGGAGATGTATTCCATCCTCAAGAATTGCCTTGGATTACGCCCGAAAAATCAACCACCGATAAAATCATCGAGCAAGTAAAGAAATGTCCTTCAGGGGCATTGAGTTATTATTTGAATCGCGATGCCGGAAATGAAGAAGTAAAAGTAGATGCAGAAACGATTGTGGAAACTACACCCAATGGCCCATTGATGGTGTATGGAAATGTGACCATCAAAGATTCAAAAGGCAACCTTACCAAGAAAAGCAACGCCACTGCGTTCTGTCGGTGTGGTGCCTCTTCCAATAAACCTTTCTGTGACGGCAGCCATAAGAAGATAGGTTTTGAAGGCTGA